In the Pedobacter cryoconitis genome, TTTATCATTATTATCAGTTTGACGATTGCTGCGGGTTATTATTTTGTAGGTAAGGCGTTAAATCCGGTTGCGGAGATTGTGGATAAAGTGGAAGAGATTACTGCGACTAATTTATATAAGCGTGTACATGTCAAAAATGAACGGGATGAGATTGGTGAGCTGGCTATTACTTTTAATAATATGCTGGATAGGCTGGAGCAGTCTTTTGATGGTCAGAAGAGTTTTGTAAGTAATATTTCTCATGAGTTGAGAACTCCGCTGGCAACGATTGTCGGGGAGTTACAGCTGGCTTTAATCAGGGAACGCAGTGTTGAGGAGTATAAGGAGGTGATCAGGTTGTCGCTGAGTGATGCGCAAAGGTTAGTGAGGTTGTCTAATGGTTTGCTTGATTTAGCGAAAGCGAGTTATGATCAGACTACGGTAAGTATGAAGGTTTTAAGGACGGATGAATTGTTGATGGATGCAAGGGAAGCGGTTCTTAAGGGATTTGAAGATTATAAGATTGATATTGTCTTTGATAAGGAGATTGATGATGATAATGAGATTTCTGTTAAGGGAAATGAGTATTTGCTGAAGGTGGCGTTTATTAACCTCATGGAGAATGCGTGTAAGTTTTCTGCTGATCATAGGTGTGTGGTGAGTATCAATTTTGATAAGGGGTCGGTTATACTTGGGTTTAAGGATTCGGGAATAGGAATTGAGAGTGAGGAGATTGGTAAGGTGTTTTCTGCTTTTTACAGGGGAATGAATAAGGGGTTTAGTGCGGGGAATGGGATCGGGTTGTCGCTGACGGAAAAGATTGTGGGGATGCACCAGGGGGAGATTAAGGTGAGGTCTATTGTAGGGGTAGGGAGTGAGTTTACCATTGTTATGGCACATGTGGTTGTTTCACCTGGGTAAAAAAAACCGCAACTGTATATTTGACTGGTACGCCTGAATTAGGCGTAAGGTCTGCATATACAGTTGCGGTTTTTTTTCTTTATCCACGTGGTTTATGTACCATTTATATTGTGTTTAGATAATGGTTTATTTATATTGTTGAAGGAGCTAATTGCTTTACAGGTGTTGTTGAGGAACTAATTGCTTTACAGGTGTTGTTGAAGGAGCTAATTGCTTTACAGGTGTTGTTGAAGGAGCTAATTGCTTTACAGGTACTGTTGAAGGAGCTTAATTGTTTAACAGCTATTGAAGAAACTGATTGCTTTACGAAGGAGTTTAATGGATACCTTATAATTTTCTTGTAGTATCATTCTACGAAATCAACCTTTTTATAATTTCTACACTTCTGGCCAGATCTTCTTTGGTGGAAGATGCAAAGCCTAAGCGAATGGCATTGGTATCGTAGTCTTGATATTTGTGGGCTTTTCCATCGGATAAGAGTAATCCTTCGCGGTAAGCATTTTTTGCAAGTTTTTCCAGGTTGATTGATTTGTCAAAGGTTGTCCATACTGACATACCGCCTTCGGGAGGGGTAAAGTTTATGGCTTCTTTGAGTTGATTACTGAGCAGATTGCAAAAGAAGTCGCGCCGTTCTTTGTAGGTTGAAAGTGTTTTTCTGAGGTAACGCTGGATTGTACCGTCGTTCAATAAATCAGCCATTGCGTTGTCAAGTACGTGATCGCCTTGCCGGTCCAGTAATATACGGACTTTAGCGAGGTGTTCAATGATGTTTTCGGCAGCTACCAGATAGCCCATCCGAAAGGCCGGGGAAAAGCTTTTACTAAAGGAGCCGCAATAAATGACCATCCCGTTTTCATCAGCGCTGGCCAGGGGTAAGAGCGGGCGGTGTTTGAAGTGGAAGTCAAAATCGTAGTCATCTTCAAAAATGATGAAGCCATATTCATTGGCGAGTCTGAGCAATTCTAGTCTACGGTCAATTCTTAGGGAGACTGTGGTTGGGTATTGGTGATGGGGGGTAACGTAGACCATCCTTATTTTTTGTTTTGTGCAGATTTTTCGGAGTTCGTCAACTATTAAGCCGTGTTCGTCTACGGGGATTCTAATGAGTTTAGCACCGGCGTGCAGAAAGTTATGTTCAGCGCGTCTCCATCCTGGGATTTCAGAAACTACAATGTCGCCGGGGCTGATCAGGGCATTGCAAATCAAGTTAATACCCATTAAGGTACCTCTTACTGAAAGAATGTTTTCGGGAGTGGTTTTCAGTCCTCTCGTCGTATTGAGGTATTCAGCTATAGCTTGTCGATAGGGGTAAGGGCCGGCAGGGTTTCCGTAATTACCAAATTTAGGGTATAATCCACTTCTGGTGAGTTGGTTACGATAGGCGCGGTAAAATTCCTTTAGTGGTGCAAGTCTGGGGTCGGGGTAACCGTCGTCTAAATGAAGGCCGGGTACGATTGTTTCTATGAGCGTATCAGGGTAATCTCTGGGCTGAAAAGTGAATCCTGCGGTCTTTGATGAGGTGGATGTGATTGACTTTAGCTTTTCTGGTGCGTGGTCTGCTACATGACTGGAAACAAAAGTGCCACGGCCTATAGCGCTTTCAAGCCAGCCTTGCATCTGCAGTTCTTCGTATGCTTTAGTCACTGTAATTCTATTGATTTTTAAAAGATCAGCGAGGTCCCGGCTACCTGGAAGTTTTTGGCCTGATCGTAGTTTGCCACCCCGGATTAGCGATAACAGGGTGTCTGCTAGCTGAAGATATACGGCACGTTCGGCGGAACGATCAAAGGATAGATCTGCAAATAGTTGATTGATAATTGGACTATTCATTATCTTATAATTGGACTACTAAGATAATCCAATTACAACATACTTTTGTTTAATCAGCTCATTAATCAGTTATTTGGATAGAAATCATGTATATACCTAAGCAATTTGAGATTGAAAAAGAGGCAGAAAAGATAGCCTTCATGAAGCAGTATAGTTTTGCAACTATAGTGACTACTAAGGCGGGTATTCCAATTGCTACGCAACTTCCGTTTTTGATTACAAAGAATACCGGTAGTCTGGTGTTGAGTGCACATTTTGCCTTGGCTAATGAGCAGACAGGCTTTATTGAGCAGAATACCTCGCTGGTTATTTTCTCAGCGCCACATGCTTATATTTCTCCAGCTCATTATGATAAGATGGAGAGTGTGCCTACCTGGAATTATGTTGCTATACATGCTTATGGAAAGTCGAAAATTGTTGCGGATGAAAATGCGAAAATTAAAGCATTGGAAAACATGATCCTGTTTTACGAACCTGGTTACCTTGGACAATGGAACAAGTTGTCAGAAAAATTTAAAAAGGGAATGATCAAAGGAATCGTAGTGTTTGATTTGATAGTGACAGATTTACAAGGACAGAAAAAAATAAGCCAGAATAAAACTAAGATGGAACGGGAAAGGATAGCTGCCCATTTAGAAAAAAGTGACGTCAGCTCAGAAAAAGCAATAGCAGAATTTATCAGAAAAATATAAGATGGAACAAATTGAAATTATTAGCGCATCTCTTGAGGATTTTAAAACTATACAATTAATAGGCAGGCAGACTTTCTTAGAAACATTTGCGGATAACAATACGGAAGCCGATATGGCTAAATATTTGGAAGAAAGCTTCAATTCACAACAGATAAAAGCTGAATTAGCTAATCCGGATTCTATGTTTTTTATAGCCTGGGAAAATAAAAATCCTATAGGTTACTTAAAAGTGAATAGCGGTAAGGCACAAACGGAATTACATGATAGTAACGCTATTGAGATCGAACGCATTTATGTTAAGAGAACGCATCACGGTAAAATGGTAGGTCAATTGCTTTATAATAAAGCACTGGAAATGGCCATACACCAAAATAAAGCTTATCTGTGGCTGGGGGTATGGGAACAAAATCCCCGTGCCATCAGGTTTTACGAAAAGAACGGCTTTGTTGCTTTTGATAAACACATTTTTAAAATGGGGAATGATGAGCAAACAGATATTATGATGAAAAAGATATTAACTCCTGCCTCATGAATTTTAGCATCCAACCACAGTTAACCAATGAACGTGTCGGACTCTTACCGCTTAAGGAAACCGATTTCGAAGAATTATACCGCATAGGGTCTGATCCAAAAATATGGGAACAACATCCTAACAAGGACCGCTGGAAGAGGGAAGTATTCCAGAACTTTTTCGATGGTGCGATAAAGAGTGGAGGCGCATTTAAAATCGTTGATGAGCTTACCGGGAAAGTGATGGGCAGTACCCGGTTTTATGATTATGATGAGACAGAGAATGTGATTTTTATCGGCTATACTTTCTATGGTACAGCTTATTGGGGAATTGGCGCCAATCTTTCAGTGAAAAAAATGATGCTGGATTATATATTTCAGTTTGTATCAAAGGTGCAATTCCATATTGGAGCAGAGAACGTTCGTTCACAAATCGCTATTGGCCGTATTGGAGCCGTTAAAATAGCTGAGGAGCAAGTCACCTATTTCGGTGAAGCTCCAAAGCTCAATTTTGTATATGTAATCGACCGGGATTTACATTAATTATACTTGTTTGATTTTTTGAATTCCTGGTTGTAAATTTTCAGGTTACTTTTCAATAGCTGGCGCGCTACATGAATTCTCGTTTTAACAGTACCAATAGGTATATTCAGCATATCTGCTATTTCATGGTATTTATAACCTTCGAAATATTTGATAAAAGGTGTGTAATATTCGGT is a window encoding:
- a CDS encoding HAMP domain-containing sensor histidine kinase; amino-acid sequence: MKIRAKLLLLFLTLFGALLLAFAVFIYISTAQSRKDQYYKHLKREAITKANLLFDAKVPPTVLQLIYKNSINSLFEEEVAVYDTSFNLLYHDAVQIDKVKETKQMINQIILQKEITFEQGSLQVVGLLYLHKGKTYVITAAANDKYGLTRLEEFKYTLIISFIIIISLTIAAGYYFVGKALNPVAEIVDKVEEITATNLYKRVHVKNERDEIGELAITFNNMLDRLEQSFDGQKSFVSNISHELRTPLATIVGELQLALIRERSVEEYKEVIRLSLSDAQRLVRLSNGLLDLAKASYDQTTVSMKVLRTDELLMDAREAVLKGFEDYKIDIVFDKEIDDDNEISVKGNEYLLKVAFINLMENACKFSADHRCVVSINFDKGSVILGFKDSGIGIESEEIGKVFSAFYRGMNKGFSAGNGIGLSLTEKIVGMHQGEIKVRSIVGVGSEFTIVMAHVVVSPG
- a CDS encoding PLP-dependent aminotransferase family protein, whose translation is MNSPIINQLFADLSFDRSAERAVYLQLADTLLSLIRGGKLRSGQKLPGSRDLADLLKINRITVTKAYEELQMQGWLESAIGRGTFVSSHVADHAPEKLKSITSTSSKTAGFTFQPRDYPDTLIETIVPGLHLDDGYPDPRLAPLKEFYRAYRNQLTRSGLYPKFGNYGNPAGPYPYRQAIAEYLNTTRGLKTTPENILSVRGTLMGINLICNALISPGDIVVSEIPGWRRAEHNFLHAGAKLIRIPVDEHGLIVDELRKICTKQKIRMVYVTPHHQYPTTVSLRIDRRLELLRLANEYGFIIFEDDYDFDFHFKHRPLLPLASADENGMVIYCGSFSKSFSPAFRMGYLVAAENIIEHLAKVRILLDRQGDHVLDNAMADLLNDGTIQRYLRKTLSTYKERRDFFCNLLSNQLKEAINFTPPEGGMSVWTTFDKSINLEKLAKNAYREGLLLSDGKAHKYQDYDTNAIRLGFASSTKEDLARSVEIIKRLIS
- a CDS encoding FMN-binding negative transcriptional regulator codes for the protein MYIPKQFEIEKEAEKIAFMKQYSFATIVTTKAGIPIATQLPFLITKNTGSLVLSAHFALANEQTGFIEQNTSLVIFSAPHAYISPAHYDKMESVPTWNYVAIHAYGKSKIVADENAKIKALENMILFYEPGYLGQWNKLSEKFKKGMIKGIVVFDLIVTDLQGQKKISQNKTKMERERIAAHLEKSDVSSEKAIAEFIRKI
- a CDS encoding GNAT family N-acetyltransferase produces the protein MEQIEIISASLEDFKTIQLIGRQTFLETFADNNTEADMAKYLEESFNSQQIKAELANPDSMFFIAWENKNPIGYLKVNSGKAQTELHDSNAIEIERIYVKRTHHGKMVGQLLYNKALEMAIHQNKAYLWLGVWEQNPRAIRFYEKNGFVAFDKHIFKMGNDEQTDIMMKKILTPAS
- a CDS encoding GNAT family N-acetyltransferase is translated as MNFSIQPQLTNERVGLLPLKETDFEELYRIGSDPKIWEQHPNKDRWKREVFQNFFDGAIKSGGAFKIVDELTGKVMGSTRFYDYDETENVIFIGYTFYGTAYWGIGANLSVKKMMLDYIFQFVSKVQFHIGAENVRSQIAIGRIGAVKIAEEQVTYFGEAPKLNFVYVIDRDLH